Part of the Woronichinia naegeliana WA131 genome, TTCCTCCAGGATAATAATCACTTCAACCGTTTTTCCCTCTGGTAAGCGATCATCTTGAATTTCAATTCTACCCTGGGATTTAACGAGAGCCTGTTGTCGAAAGGTTTTAGTCATAACCATCACTCGTAAGGAAATTAGTTTTATGATAACAAGTTAGAAAAGATTATGCTCTGCGATCGCGGTTTTAAATTTTCATAGAGGAAGGAAAGGGCGATCACGTTTTATTCTTTGTAAGGAATGATCGCTTTTTTATCTTGTGTTAGGGGCGATCGCGGTTTTAAATTTTAATTCAGAAGAAGATAGCGATCTCTGCTATCTCAAGTCATCTTCGGTTAGATCAGCATCTTTTAAAATACTTTTAAGAGTACCAATTGGTAAATCTTTATTGCCATGAATAGGAATAGATAAAATGACTCTCATTCCTTGTTTTGTATAAATATGATGGCTACTACTAACACGCTTTAACTGCCAACCTTAACGTTCAACAATTTTACAAAGAGCTTTACCAGAGATAGATTTCATAATGATAATTCGATTAGCTCTTTTTCTGCTTCGATTTCTGTTTCTTGACTCGCAACTTCAAGCCAGCCTTGAACTGCATCTTGCAACATTTCTAATAATTGTTCATAACTTTCTCCCCAGGTATGACAACCTGGCAAAGCGGGTACGGAACCGCACCAAACCCCGTCTTCTTGCCAAATCAAGGCTTTAACTTTCATTATTGATATTACTCCTGTCATTTGCTTGATTTTACTATGAAGACGGCAATAGGCGATCGCAGTTTTAAATTTTCATAGAGGAAGGAAAGGGCGATCGCTTTTTTATCTTGTGTTAGGGGCGATCGCAGTTTTAAAGTTTAACCAATTAAGAAAATTATTCACGATTTTATCTGTACGATTTAATAAGTACCTCGACAAAATTATTTACACCAAGCGATCCTTGTACAGTAAGACTTCTGGGCTTGTCTAATGGGTAATTTATTTTGCAGAACCACTTACACATCAAGGGAAAGTAGAAGCCTAACTACATTTGCAGAATATATTTTTTAAAAATCTGCCATTAATAGAATGTCTGTGCTATATTCTAAAAAGCCAAGAAAATCAGGATTATAGCAATGGCACACGCAATGACACATAAGGATAATTCTTCTGCCCGCGATTTATCGGGTAAGGAGGTTGAGCAGAACGTAATTCGCATTGAAAACCAGATTGAGCGGGCAACTCATTCGCTATTTCAACAAAAAGCTGTTCTTGAGAAGATTATCAAGGAATGTTGTGAGCTAGGCTTTGGTTTTGCCTCGATTCAACTGGTTCGTCCTGAAGAACAAATTATCGAAGCAGTGACAGGAGCCGCTTGGGCTGGAAAAGCCGGACACTTTTTAGAGCCTGTTAATAATTTAAGAGACATCCAAGCCGATATTTGCCAGACTTGCCGCACTGAAGTTATTGCTGGCTGGGACGATCGCTTTGATGAATGGGTTTACAAAAAGTACAAGCACCAAGACTCGATACGGATTTTTACGCCTCTAATCTTAGTACAAGATGATAAAGGTTGCAATGACCAGAAATGGTTTAACAACTTTGATCAAAAGTGGATTACTCATAAGGTTAATGAAAGTTGGTTTAAGGGAGGTGAGCAAAATCAACCAAAGGAGAATGGGCAACATAGTGTTGTGGAAGTCTTATTACCTAAATCCTATATCGGCAATGAAATCAAGGTAATTGGAACGATAGAGGTTGGATATTGGTCTTTTGACTCCCCGTTAGCTCTGATTGAAAAAGACAAAGTGATTGATCTAATTGTAAAAGCGGGTGAGTGGGCTTTAAAAATTCGGGAAACTCAGCTTCCTTGTGTTTTAGATGAGATTACTAAAATTGCGATGAGAGAAGTTAAGGCTGATGGAGCTACCCTTCATTTTTTAGAAGGCTTGCCTCCAAAATCTAATATCTTGGAAATTGGTACTGATGGGAGCATAAAGAAGAACTAAGTACAGGACAAAAAATGTAGGGAGTCGAGAAAAAGAGAAAAATTGGGTAGAGAAGGATTAAGAACAAGATGACGAAGATGGTCAAAACCAAGACGAAAAAGACTCTGCGCTAGGCGACCATGTTTCTTGAGGGGAATGGGATGAAGATGATGAATTGCTAGACCAGTTTTGAGAGACCAAGCCAAAGCTAAAGTCAGTAAAGCCAAAAGCTTACGAAGACGCTTGGGGTCAGTAAAGTGAGTAGATTCCAAGCAAAAGCCACGAGTCTTAAAGATGCCAAAAAGGGTTTCAATGCCCCAACGCAGGGCATAATCGTGAATAAGACCTTGGGAATCGGGATGTCCAATGACGATGAGTAGAGAATTATCAGGCAAGCGAAGAGCCTCTACAGAAACAGGATATCCCCAAACCCGACAACTCCCTTGAAGACGTTGAGATTCACTCTTTTGCAAGATGGGCAAAAATGACTTTGGCGGCCAAAAGCTTGCCATTGTGCTCAATCTTGTCCGTAGCCCGAATTCTCAGACAGAAAGCCAGTAGCGGTTCGAGCAGAAGATAGCGAAGCCAAGCCTGACCAATAAACTCACGGTCGCCACATAAACAACGAATCAGGGCGGTGGGAAAAATCTTGAGCATCTCCTCGATAAAACGCATTCGTTCATCACTGTTAGAATTGCCCTTTTTCTTGCTAAGCATCCACCACAAGATGGGAATGGCTACTCCTTCATGGACAATGCCGACAGTGAGGATATTATAACCATGACTGCCAAACTCCCAGGTTGTGCGGTCAATACTTAATACCCAAGGTTGAGGGATATCCAGCCAACTGACTACAATACGGGCAATGTGATGGTAATCCAGCTCAAATCCTGAGAAAAAGCGTTGTAAGCGTTTGTAATGAGAATCCACCAATGCCCGACCTTCAAAACCCAGAGCCAATTCTTTAAGGTTAACCGTTTTCACTTTGAGGAGGGCGAGTAAGAACAAGGCTAGGAAGGAGAGTCTGGCACCATGCCATCCCAAATGGGGTTTTAGGGCTTGTTTCAATGCGTTATATTGGTTCATGGGTTTTCTTACATTACGTTCATCTTCCATGAAACCCCTTTCTCGTATACTTTTCAAGCCTTTTGTCCTGTACTTAGAAAGAAGAAGTATTTAGAGATGAAAACAGGTCGAATTCCCTACACCTACGAGGTATTTTCTGAATTAATTGGGCGTGAATTTATCCGAGAATGTCCTCCTTGTATCGGGGGCGAGGGTCAATTAGCGATCGCAGCTAATCAGGAAAGGATATTGCCATCTTTACCGAAATCCTTGAAAGATTATAATCCAAAAGCGTTTGATTTAGGCATCAGAGAAATTGTTATTTTCCCTTTAATTGTTGACCAATATAAAGGATGTTTGTATCTTCATTTTAAACAGAAAAATCCTTTTAACAAAGAGGCAATTAGTTGGCTAAGGCTCTTTCGTAATCGGATTGAAGAGGCTATCCGTTAGGGGAGCATCTCACTTATGCAATAAGTATTAATACTTATGGGGCAGAAAAATAAGACTTTGAACTTTATCGAACTTTATCAAAAAAAGAAATGAGAGTATAATAGTCGAGACCCACTTTCCAAAATCTATCCCAATTGAGGAACAATCTCATGTTATCAGTGTTATCAGAAAATGAAAAAAGGATTCAAGAGTTATGTCAAGAGTTGGGAGAATGTCTCTATCAACAATCTCAAGTTAAAACATTTAATAATTTGGGCGAAATAGAGGAGACTGTCAGAGACTTAATGATTCAGTATGTCAACCCAGAAATAGGTATTTTTTTGTCAAAACAAGTACCGAGGAAACCACAGGTCGGATACGAACAGTAAAAAGTATTTTGGGGGAATTGCCCATTACAGAAAAACAAGCGAAGAAATTAGAACTAAAGCCTCGAACTCAGATGAGTCCAATGTTAGAGAAGAACTGTTTGCTACTGAGTGGCGATGAGTCTTATGAAAAAGCAGCTAAGAAAATCCAATCATTGACGGGAATTGCTGTTTCTCACAGTACGCAACAACGCCTTGTACATCGCTATCATTTTGAAGAATTACCCTCTAACACAGAAGTCGAAGAAATTAGCATAGATGGTGGGAAGGTACGACTCAGAACTCCCAAGGGAGAACCCTTAATTTGGCGTGATTATAAAGGAGTCAGTTTTCATCAATTGGGGGTAGCTGCCTTTTTTCAAGATAACTCGGCTTTATTAGATTTGGTTAATTCTCAAATTTTGGCTAAGCCTTTAATTTGTTTGGGAGATGGACATGATGGTATCTGGAACTTATTTCGTGAGATAGGACAGAAACATGAGCGAATTGAAATTTTGGACTGGTATCACTTAATTGAAAACCTCTATAAAGTTGGGGGGTCATTCCAGCGAATTGAGGAGGTCAAGTCTTTTCTTTGGACGGGTGAAGTGGATGCCGCTATCTCCTGTTTTGAGGGATGGTCAGAGCCTCAAGCTGAGAATTTTATCATTTATTTAAACAAGCATAAACATCGGATTGTCAATTATGGTTATTTGCAGGCAGAGGGCATTTCTATTGGCTCTGGCTCTGTCGAATCTCAAGTTAAACAAATTGGTCATCGTCTTAAAATTACTGGTGCGAGTTGGAATTCTGACAATGTACCACAAGTCCTTCGTCATCGCTGTTCCTATTTAGGGCTTGCTGAAAAAAGCTGAAACCTTTACGGAGAAAAATAGTAGGCGAATTAAGAACCGCTAGAATGCACGAAAATAGGGTAGAATGCCTCAAAACCATTGCATTAAGAAGAGAGAAAGCAGATGTACCGAAAGCAACAGTACTCAATTGAAACACCAGAAAACTTGAAAAATCTGTTCGGCGGGCAGTTAGACGAAGAAAATCGTTGGATAGAAATGTCAAAAATGATTCTTTGGGAAGAATATGAGGAAGAATATGCAAAAAACTTCACAGAAAAAAAAGGAGCCCCAGCCAAATCATTTAGAATGGCATTAGGAGCATTAATTATCAAAGAAATTTCAGGAAAAAGTGACAGAGAAACAGTAGAACAAATAAAAGAGAACCCTTATTTACAGTACTTTATAGGAATGGAAAGCTATAGTAGCAAAGAAGCATTTAATGCGTCAATGATGGTTCATTTTCGTAAAAAAATAGGAATGGAATTAATAAATAAAATTAATAAAGAAATAGAAAAAAAAGCGACGGGTGTAGCGTCAGAAAAAAAAGAAAATGAAGGAAAGTTATTGTTAGATGCGACTTGTACACCAGCAGATATAAAATATCCAACGGATATAGGAACTGGACAGTGGGAAGTTTATGGATGCCAGATAAGGTAATGACTATGCGACGAAAGTAAGCATATCAGGGCTTGGGGAAGAGGCAAGTTTAGCGGTAAGGAATTTAGGCAAAAGCAGACTGGGTGGACTTTGAGGAAAAATCATTTGGGCTTGATGTTGAAGGGCTAGTTGAGCAATCCGTTCACTAGGGTAGCCATGGGATGGTAATGTCCGAAACCATCGAGGAAAATTAGCCCAAATCCCCTGGGGTAACTCTAAGGCGAGAATTTGAAGTAGCCCTAAAGCAATGGCATTAAGGTTAACAAAACGCTCAAAGGCTTCTACCTTGTTTAAAATCTGAGTCTGAACAGCTTGTGGATAGTCACTGAGGATAAGATTGCTGGGCCAGGTAGGTAAAGTAGGAAGACTCTTAAGCCAAAAACGATAGGCAAAGCTGCCCAAAAGATGGACTAATTGACGAAAAGTGACTTCAATCTTAAATCGGAGACCGTAAGCGGCAATAATCTCAGGTCCAGTCAAACAGAGATCAGTAGAAAGCAGAATCAGTCGTCGTCCGTTAGGCAATTGGGTCAGAACAAACTTGACGAGCTGATGGGGACTATCCCAGTGGAACTCAAAGCACTGATAAGAAACCGTGACTTGTTGACCATAGAGCCAGACTTTAGCTGTCGGAAAGTCCGCCGCCAGAGCGAACAGCTTTTCTAGTTTTATCGAACTCCCCCAAATCCGTGGTCGTCCTCTCCCCGTCAGCGTCGGCACGGAACAAAAGGGGGCATAGGCGACGGTGGAGCAACGCACTCTTGTGATTAGATGCAAGGCGTTCTGGCGAAAACTTTTGAGCACTGGTTCGCAAGCAAAATAAGCATCCAAAATTACATAACTCCCTGCCTCTGCGTAAGTAACACAAAGGTCAGCCATTTTTGTCACCAGGCTCGTCTTCACCTTTTTTTTGCCTTTTCCCTCCCCCTTCTCGGTTGCTTTGGACTTGATGCCATCGTCTAGCCGCAACACTAAGGGCAAGGCAAAGCAGGCTTTCCCTACTCCCACCAAAATACTCAAGGCATTGAAGTAATGACCCCTTATCCACTCTGGCTTGGACACATCTTCCGATTCTTGGTGTAGTCGTTTTACACCTGGCATCTTGCGTCCTTCTTTCCCCACTTTGATGCCATCACCCACATACACCCGTTTCCCTTTAATTCTGTATAGACTTTCATGCTGACTTAGCCACTTTGACCATTGTAAAGTTAGTCCTTCGACCCTAAACGCCTTGGAATCAAACCAATGTAGAGCCTGATTGTAGTAGCTCTCTGTTAAGCCAATGGCATTGACATAGCTAGTTATTGCGCTGGGTTGGCTGTTGAGCACTACTCCCCAGACTAACAGGATAAACCATTG contains:
- a CDS encoding type II toxin-antitoxin system HicB family antitoxin, translated to MKVKALIWQEDGVWCGSVPALPGCHTWGESYEQLLEMLQDAVQGWLEVASQETEIEAEKELIELSL
- a CDS encoding ISKra4 family transposase (programmed frameshift); this encodes MLSENEKRIQELCQELGECLYQQSQVKTFNNLGEIEETVRDLMIQYVNPEIGNFFVKTSTEETTGRIRTVKSILGELPITEKQAKKLELKPRTQMSPMLEKNCLLLSGDESYEKAAKKIQSLTGIAVSHSTQQRLVHRYHFEELPSNTEVEEISIDGGKVRLRTPKGEPLIWRDYKGVSFHQLGVAAFFQDNSALLDLVNSQILAKPLICLGDGHDGIWNLFREIGQKHERIEILDWYHLIENLYKVGGSFQRIEEVKSFLWTGEVDAAISCFEGWSEPQAENFIIYLNKHKHRIVNYGYLQAEGISIGSGSVESQVKQIGHRLKITGASWNSDNVPQVLRHRCSYLGLAEKS
- a CDS encoding GAF domain-containing protein, with translation MKTGRIPYTYEVFSELIGREFIRECPPCIGGEGQLAIAANQERILPSLPKSLKDYNPKAFDLGIREIVIFPLIVDQYKGCLYLHFKQKNPFNKEAISWLRLFRNRIEEAIR
- a CDS encoding type II toxin-antitoxin system HicA family toxin, yielding MRVILSIPIHGNKDLPIGTLKSILKDADLTEDDLR
- a CDS encoding transposase, with the protein product MQLCQRLEQILNNLRPAFSREATFQWFILLVWGVVLNSQPSAITSYVNAIGLTESYYNQALHWFDSKAFRVEGLTLQWSKWLSQHESLYRIKGKRVYVGDGIKVGKEGRKMPGVKRLHQESEDVSKPEWIRGHYFNALSILVGVGKACFALPLVLRLDDGIKSKATEKGEGKGKKKVKTSLVTKMADLCVTYAEAGSYVILDAYFACEPVLKSFRQNALHLITRVRCSTVAYAPFCSVPTLTGRGRPRIWGSSIKLEKLFALAADFPTAKVWLYGQQVTVSYQCFEFHWDSPHQLVKFVLTQLPNGRRLILLSTDLCLTGPEIIAAYGLRFKIEVTFRQLVHLLGSFAYRFWLKSLPTLPTWPSNLILSDYPQAVQTQILNKVEAFERFVNLNAIALGLLQILALELPQGIWANFPRWFRTLPSHGYPSERIAQLALQHQAQMIFPQSPPSLLLPKFLTAKLASSPSPDMLTFVA